Genomic DNA from Diorhabda carinulata isolate Delta chromosome 10, icDioCari1.1, whole genome shotgun sequence:
tttcttgtagTAATCTGCCAGTTTTATTTGTAATCTTTCAGTTTTTAGTGATTTGTCAGCTTTAGTCAATTCTTGTAgtaatttgtcaattttttcgtaataatttgtCAGTTTCAGtcacttttttgtaacattctgtcatttttttcaaatttcttgtagtaatctgtcagttttatttgtaatctttcagtttttttgtgatTTGTCAGTTTTAATCAATTCTTGTAGtattttgtcagtttttttGTAGTAAACTGTCAGGTTTAGTCACTTTTTTGTAGCATTCtgtcagttttttcaaatttcttgtagtaatctgtcagttttatttgtaatcTTCCAGTTTTTTAGTGATTTGTCAGCTTTAGTCACTTCTTGTAGTATTTTGTCAGTTCTTTTTTAGTAATCTGTCAGTTTTAGTCACTTTTTCGTAACATTCTGTTACTTTCTTGTAGTACTCTGTCAGTTAATTGTCATCCTTGGTAGCTTTCCTTCAATTTAATGTCGTTTTTAATGATAATCTGTcgatttttgtcatttttaatagtaatctctctattttcgtcatttttgttgtatttcgTCAATGtatagacaataaaaataaaaaagaagaaatatcacACGATAAACCCGAAGTTAGCTATCGATACGAGTATATTAGTagaaaactaacctcaaaataacGACGTACACGTCAAAAACAACATTAGAAACGTCACTATttgtttttcggttttttttttggatgaaAATCATATGGAAAATACGGAAAAAAACGACGGCGGGGAAATTCCCGAAGCCGAAGGTGGTAATTCGTCGAACGGCGGCGTCGTCCAACAGGAATCCCGGACGGTAAAACAGATTTTAGACGAAGTTTTAAATTCGACGGTGATAAAAATCCACCCGCACCAAGAACGAGACGAAGAAAAATTGGTGACGGTGAAGGAGATTTTGGGGGGGATATTGGAGTATAACGTTTACAACGAGACGCGGTCCTCGTCGCACGCCGCCGTCAACGATAATCAACCGAGCACTTCGACCGCCCATCAATCTCTACCGGAACTCGACGTGCCGAAGAATTTCCAATTGTACAGGACGTACGAGCCGATGTTGTGCGCCTGCAATATCCTGGACGACGAACATCTCCTTAGGAGGACGGAGTCTGTCGTCCCGCCGACTCGTTTGCTGCCTTCCTATTCGTCCGTTATGAGACAAGGTGAGTTGGGCGACGGGTTGGTGATTTTTCTGATATCGCTGTCGCCTTGTAGTTGTATTAGTTCCGTTATTTATATTGTCTCTTACTTTTTgtctttttatcttttttttttttttttagttagttaTTTGTCGGTTTGTAGTAGTTTATTCGCAGACTATTGTCGCGTGTTTTTTACTAATCTCTACGTTTCTTCTATAATTTCGagattttttgtggttttttccAGAAGTTTCTTACTTGTTCCAAAATTTCTCTCATTTTTGGTTGGTTTTTTCAAGAATTCTGTCATTCTTGTTGCTTTTTTCAAGAAGCCTGtaatttttggttgtttttttcAAGCATTCTCTTCATTTTTGGTTGGTTTTTTCAAGAATTCTGTCATTCTTGTTGCTTTTTTCAAGAAGCCTGTAATTTTTGGTTGTTTATTTCAAGCATTCTCTTTCTTATTGttgcttttttcaaaaattctgtcATTCTTGTTGCTTTTTTCAAGAATTCTGTCATTCTTGTTGCTTTTTCCATAAAGTCTGTCGTTTTCGCTAGTTTTTTCAAGAATTCTGTCATTCTTGTTGCTTTTTTCAAGAAGCCTGtaatttttggttgtttttttcAAGCATTCTCTTCATTATTGTTGCTTTTTTCAAGAATTCTGTCATTCTTGTTGCTTTTTTTAAG
This window encodes:
- the LOC130898554 gene encoding uncharacterized protein LOC130898554 — translated: MENTEKNDGGEIPEAEGGNSSNGGVVQQESRTVKQILDEVLNSTVIKIHPHQERDEEKLVTVKEILGGILEYNVYNETRSSSHAAVNDNQPSTSTAHQSLPELDVPKNFQLYRTYEPMLCACNILDDEHLLRRTESVVPPTRLLPSYSSVMRQGPQTGILSTPSFVQRVPPPSYAQVKGIESEDTPTIVSSDSIIFGPDPIYLVCPVCRIIVTTDIERERPNVTHWIALILCVCMCWPCCLLPYYMKSCSYTYHTCPTCGHYFGMYNPF